CCGAGCTCTTCAGGGAAGACTGGGAATGGGAATTGACCTTCAACAGTACCAGCTACGTAGTATTTACCGCCCAGAGCATCCCCGCCCGTAACATCACGCGGGCCGTACCCGTTAGACGCAAAGCCGCGAATACGTTCAGGTGATCCCTGGAACTGATCAGTAACACGCAGGCGATTGCCGATAGATTCGATGTAACCAGCAGACCCTTTCACGAAGCCAACAAGACCCCATTCTGGGTACAACTCCTGGAAGCCACTCGCCTTAAGCTGACCACGAAGAAACTGAGACTCTCCACCGAGACCAGCAACTTCTTGCTCGATAGTTGCAAGGTAACCATCACGCGGATTCTGGTTGTTATCCAGAGTATTGTAAACCAACGACAAGCCAGCCAGAGAAGTCGTATATTGCCCCAACGAGTCACAAACACCGAGAGAAACACCAACAGCACAATTGTTGATACCAGTGGAGTCACTCCGTGACAAATCACGTTGGTAGAGCTTGTAGAACAGGTTCAGCGTCAACTCGTCTTCACGAAGTGGAAGACCGAAGTTGATAGCGCCACCAGTTGTCTGCTCTTCGTAAGCACGGGAGCTGTTCTGATCGTATACGCGCCGGTAAACATCCAGACCTGCAGAGATACGGCGACCCATAAAGAACGGTTCAACGAATTTGAATTCGTACTTCTGGTTATCAGTACCGCCACCAACCGCAGCTTTCAAATATTGACCACGACCAAGGAAGTTGCGTTCCGTGATAGAGATATCACCGATAACACCGTCCGAGGTAGAGTAGCCAACACCGAAGGAAACTTCACCAGTTGGCTGTTCCTCAACATCAACATTGATAACCACGCGATCAGGAGCACTGCCCTGCTGACGGGTTATGCGAACGCTCTGGAAGTAACGCGTATTCTGGAGACGGCGCTCAGCTTTATCCAAAAGAATGCGGTTGTAAGCATCCCCTTCAGCCAGATCAAATTCACGGCGGATCACGTATTCACGTGTACGATCATTACCACGAACGTTGATGCGCTCCACGTAAACACGAGGACCTTCTTCAATCAGGTAAGTGATTGAAACGGTCTTATTCTCGTAATCACGTTCACCACGTGGGCGAACCTGTGCGAAGGCATAGCCAGCTTTAGAAACTTCAAGCGTCAGATCTTCAAGCGTCTTTTCAACTTCAAGGGAATTATAAGTCTCACCAGAGTTGGTGCGCAGGAATTTACGCATCACTTCAGGATCGATAGCAGACAAAGAAGTATCGATTTCGATATCACCGAATTCGTACCGCTCGCCCTCATCCACAGTGAATGTCACGTAGAAGATGTTCTGCTCACGATCGAGATCTGCAACAGCGGAGACAACGCGGAAATCCGCATAGCCTTTCTGATAGTAGAACTGACGAAGGGATTCCTGATCAACTTCGATACGATCAGGATCATAAACATCGGTTGTACGCAACCAACCTAGGAACCCACTCTCACGTGTCTGAACTTGCTCGCGAAGATACCCATCGGAGAATGCCTGGTTTCCAATAAAGGAAACGCGCGCAACGCCTGTCTTTTCGCCTTCTTCGATCTCAAAAACCAGATCGGCGCGATTATTCGCGCGTTCGATGATTTTCGGCTCCACAGAAGCGCGGTAACGACCTGAACGACGGTAAGCTTCCAGAAGATTCTGCGCATCGGACTGAACACGCGCACGTGTCAGCATAGAACGCTCAGAAGAACGGACAACAGACTGCAAAGCCTGGTCATTGAGCCGTTTGTTACCCTCAAAGGAGATCTTACCGATGACTGGGTTTTCTTTGACGTCAACAACAAGAGTGCCGCCGCGCTGATCAATGGCAACATCTGCAAACAAGCCAGTCGCATAAAGCGTAGTCAGGCTCTCATCGATATCAACCGCAGAAAATGACTTCCCAGGACGAATTGTCAGGTAATTGCGAACTGTTTCGTCTTCAATACGGGTAGCCCCATTGACGACAATCTTATTAACCACCGCAGCTTCGGCAACCCCTGCTCCGATAAACGGAACACCAACCGGAGCGACTGAACTAGCAGCTGCAACGGCCATTGCCAAAAGCGAAACGCGGGACAGGTTTTTAAATGACTGCATAGATCTGCTATGCCTTTTATTTTCAACCTGGAGTTGTACTAACCTCTGATCTTCAGAATGCTAATACGTCTCAGGGTAATGAATAGAATCTGAAACACCTAGGAACTTTGTACAAGGTTTTCAGAGTAAAGCAAGGCTACACCACCGGATTTAACGCAATTTGCCCAGCCTAACGCCCACCAACTTACCTAGGAGCCGATTATGTTACGCAGATCGTTCCACGTAGCAAAAACCATCAGGAGTAGCACCAGAGTGATTCCAATTCGGAACCCAAAATCTTGCAGTTTTTCACTCAAAGGTTTCCCCCTCACAATCTCAATGACGTAGTAAAGCAGGTGCCCACCATCCAGCATGGGAACCGGCATGAGATTAAGTAAACCAATAGAAATTGACAAAACTGCGGTGAGATTAATCAACGGCAAAATTCCATGGGTCGCAACCTGCCCTGAGATTTGCGCTACACGAATCGGACCACCCAACTGATCTGGGTTCTCCGTGCCACTGAACAAGCCACCGATATAACCAAGTGTTCTTTCAAGAATATACCAAGTCTCTTTTACCCCTTCACCTACGGCTTCCAAGGGGCCAAATCGCTTAAGTATCACATCCTCTTTAGACGTGTTACGCTGAATACCAAGAATACCAACGCGTTGAGTATTTCCAAACCCGTCGCTGATTTCTTGTAATTCGGGCGTAGCTGTCAAACGCTCAACAGCATCACCGCGTTCCACGTCAATAATGACAGGAACATCGGCATTGGCACTTACAATGCGCTGAACGTCATTGAAACTCTTAACTTCATCACCATTAATCGTGAGAATGAGATCACCCGGTAGAACACCAGCCATTTCGGCCGCGCTGCCCGGACGGACAATATCCACACGTGGCAAAGTCTCGTATTTCCCGAGAAATCCAAACATCCCTGCAAAAATGAGAATAGCGAGGATAAAATTAGCAATAGGACCAGCCGCTACGATTGCAGAGCGCTGCCACGGGTTTTTTGCAAAAAAAGCAGACTGGCGGGTCTCTTCATCCATTTCAGCGTGCTGATCGCGATCTGGCAAGCTCGCGGCGTTTTCATCGCCAGAAAATTTCACGTATCCGCCAAGAGGTATCGCGCAAACTTTCCAGCGCGTGCCGTGCTTGTCATTCCGCCCCAGAAGCTCGGGCCCAAATCCTACGGAAAACGCCAGGACCTTCACGCCACACCAGCGTGCGACCATAAAGTGCCCCAACTCATGGAAAAACACCACCACGGTGAGCACACACAAAAACGGGATAATCACCCCGATTGAGCCACTAAGAACTGAACTCAGAACGTCCATGCGAACTGCCTTACCTTATTTTAAGCGGAAGAGCCTGAACTCAGGCTGTCATCTTCCCAATAAACTCGTTTGCAACACGACGCGCTTCCTGATCAAGCAGAAGAATCTCTTCCAGTTGATGAGGGCAATCTAGCATGTTTTGCGTATGAAGCCGATCCAGAACATTTTCGAGCAGCTCTACAATTTGTAAAAACCCAATTTTCCGGTTCAAGAATGCATCCACTGCAATTTCATCTGCTGCATTGAACACAGTCCCCGCACCATCACCCAGTTCCATGACCCGACGCGCCAATGAAAGCGCAGGAAAACGGTCATAATCAGGCTTTTCGAAATCTAATCGACCAGTCATCCCCAGATCTAACTGTGCAACAGGGGAAGACTTACGGGTTGGGTAGTCGAGACAATACGCAATTGGCCCACACATATCTGGCACGGCCATATGGGCCAATAATGACCCGTCACAATATCGGACCATACCATGGACAATAGATTGTGGATGGACAACAACATCAAGCTGATCAGGGGTGATCGGGAACAAATGAAACGCTTCAATCAGCTCCAACCCCTTATTGACCATAGTTGCGCTATCAATGGTAATACGCCGCCCCATTGACCAGTTTGGATGTTTCAGCGCCATCTCAGGCGTTGCGACACGCATTTCATCCAGTGTGGATGTGCGGAACGGACCGCCCGAAGCAGTCACAATGACCTTATCAACGGCCTTGGCGTTTTCCTGCTCGAATACCTGAAAGACAGCATTGTGCTCTGAATCCATCGGAAGCAGTTTAATGCCCATCTCTTCTGACAGAGCCCGAACGATCGTGCCCGCGCAAACCATGGTCTCTTTATTGGCAAGCGCGATATTGCTGCCCGCTTTGATACCGGCAACCGTTGGCTCCAGACCAGCAGCACCCACCATCGCAGAAACAAGCGTATCAACCTTCTGGCTGGCAACCTCCAACACAGCAGCACGGCCAGCCGAGACCTCAACAGACGTGCCTGAGAGAGCTATTTTCAGCGCATCATATTTTGAAGGATCAGCAATGACCGCACGCTTGGCACCCGTCTCAACACAGGCTTTGGCCAGTGCATCAACATTACTGCCAGCAACAAGTGCATTCACATCGTATCGGTCGGGGCTGTGCGCAATAACTTTGAGCGTGCTTGCTCCAACCGAACCGGTTACTCCCAGAACAGAGAGTGTCTTCGTCATAGTACCAACCCTTGCAAACTTGAAAAACTGCGGGTGAAGCTAATTTTTTGAACGAATCTAGGACGCAAACAGCATTAATCCTGCATTGGGGTCAAACAACTGACCGCCGAGGAGCACGCCAACTACATAAGAGAACACAGCGGCAGCAACCAGACCATCAACGCGGTCCAACAGGCCGCCGTGGCCGGGAATAAGATGACTGGAGTCTTTCACGTTAAAGCGGCGCTTTAAGGAACTCTCGAACAAATCACCCAGCTGCGAGACTGCAGAAAGAACAACGGCCAGGCCAAAGGCCCAAAGCAGCTGTGTGCCACCTGCTACTGCAACAAACGCCATCCCAACGAGGGAGGAAAACAGAACGCCGCCAATCGCACCGCTCCACGTTTTATTAGGAGAAACAGCGGGCCACAGCTTCGGGCCACCGAAGGTACGACCACTGAAATATGCGGCAACATCCGTACCCCAGACCACTAGGAACAAGTAGATAATGAAGAACAACCCATCATCCCCTTCCCGCAAGGCCAGCAGACAGACAAACGTCAACGCAGCATAAACATAACCTTCGCTCACCCAACGCGCAGTTCGGTCAAAGCCAACCGCACCGTAAAGCAAGACGGCCCCACCCAACATTGCAGCTGCGATCCAGAGCGGCTCAGCAAGGTAATAGGCGAACGCGATAAACAGAAGAAAAGCATAGCCCAACAGTACGATAGGCTTTTGAGCGTTCTGAAGAATGATTTTATACCATTCCCAATAAACAATCAGCGCACCAACAAGGGCAAGTCCAGCGAACCAAAACCCACCTGCCCATGTAATGGCCAAGGCAGCCGGGGCAAGAATGATCGCGGAAAGCGCACGGACCAGCAAATCAGGATTTGCTTTTACTATGCGCCGAAAAATTCCATCCGTTGAGCCGTCAGAATTTTTCTGATTGTTTTTGTCAGGCATCACGTCCCAGTCGCGTCAGTGCTCAAGCCCCCAAACCGACGATCCCTATTGGAAAACGCCAGTAAAGCATTATCAAATGCGCTTGAATCGAATTCAGGCCAGGGCGCAGGAGCAAAATAAAATTCAGCATAAGCTGCTTGCCACAACAGGAAGTTGGAAAGTCTTTGCTCTCCACCTGTGCGTACAATGAGGTCCGGATCAGGAATATCACTGGTATCCAGACACGCGCTAACATCGGCCTCCCCGATATCAGCAGCCTTCAATTCACCAGCCTCAACCCGTTCAGCCAGTTTACGAGCAGCACGAACGAATTCGTCTCGTGCTCCGTAATTGAAAGCAATAACCAGAACCAATCCAGTACAATGAGCAGTGTTCCGCTCAGCATCATCCAGCAGGGTCAGCATGGATTGATCAAGGTTCTCCTTGCTCCCAATAACCCGAACCCGCACATTGGCTTTAATGAGGTCGGCAAGGTCATTGTGAACGAACCGGCGCAGCAACCCCATCAGGAAGGTAACTTCCTGTTGCGGACGCGACCAGTTTTCGGAGGAGAAGCTGAAAAGCGTTAGATAGGATATTCCACGCTTTTGAGCGTGTTTAACGGCTTCGCGCAGTGTTTTCACACCGCGCCGATGCCCTTCGGTACGCGCAAGACCACGACGCAAGGCCCAACGGCCATTGCCATCCATAATAATGGCGACGTGACGAGGCACATTTAAAAGTCCGATCTCGGAATTTGTATCCAATGCCTCAAATTCAACGCTCGCCGCCATATAGTCCCCGCGCTCAAACAGGATTAAACCTGTTTGATTTCCTGTTCTTTCTTCGCAAGGACGGTATCGACCTCACCAATAATGTCGTCTGTCATCTTCTGCACCTTGTCAGAAGCAACACGCGAATCGTCTTCACTCATGTCACCAGCTTTTTCGAGCTTTTTGATGGAATCCATTCCATCACGGCGAACATGACGCGCAGCGATCTTTGCTTGTTCCGCAAATTTATGCGCAACTTTGACGAGTTCGAGGCGACGCTCTTCATTAAGCTCAGGTATTGGCAAACGCAGCATCATTCCATCCACAACCGGATTCAAACCAAGGTTTGACTCACGAATCGCTTTTTCAGTTGCCTGCAACATAGTGCGGTCCCAGACCTGAACAGAAATCATGCGAGGCTCAGGAACACTCACAGTTGCCACCTGATTGATTGGCATTGGAGAACCGTAAGCACTGACAGTGATCTTATCCAGCATGCTTGCAGAAGCACGACCAGTACGAAGACCGGTAAACTCGTGCTTCAAAGCTGAGATAGCACCACTCATGCGGCGTTCAAGATCGCCATAGTCCAGCTTAGCCATGTTTTCCTCTTTCGCGTATCATCTTGAGAACCGGGTTCACGTAATGTGAAACCGGTCCAGGTCACAAATAAACCGTCAAACGCACTCTACGCGCTTATCAGTCTTCAATGACCGTAAACAGCCCCTGTCCACGCAGCACTTTCACAAGCGCGCCAGACGTCTTGATGGAAAAGACAACTACAGGAATAGAGTTGTCTCGGGCAAGTGCAATCGCAGTCGCATCCATGACTTTGAGGTTCTTTTCAAGAACTTCCCCCGGTGTAAGCGTATCAAATCGCTTTGCATCCGGCTTTAGCTTGGGATCTGCGTCATAAACACCGTCAACACTGGTTCCCTTTAGGAAAACATCACATTGCATTTCAGCAGCGCGCAGTGCCGCACCAGAATCAGTTGTAAAGAATGGATTGCCCGTACCGCCAGCGAACAAAATGACGTCACCATCTTCCATATAACGCTCAGCACCGCGCTGGGTGAAGCTTTCACAAATGGAAGGAACAGGAACAGCGGAAAGCACACGCGCCTGAATGCCTTTTTTATTCAAAGCATCGGCCAGCGTGAGCGAGTTCATGATTGTTGCCAGCATACCCATATGGTCGCCGGTGACACGGTTGGCGCCCTTGGCAGAAAGCGCAACACCACGGAAGATGTTACCACCACCAACAACAATACCAAACTGCGCGCCCAGGTTTACGGCCTCAGATATTTCCTCAGCAACCCGCTCGACCACTTTCGGGTCGATTCCAAATTGCTGGTCGCCCATCAGCGCCTCTCCTGAAAGTTTCAGAAGAACTCGTTTCCAGCGAACACCCTCAGACATAGTAAACCTCTTTTGCAATGCGCATCCACAAAAAGTGGTTCCAGCTTTCCGTTAAAACACGCGTAGGAACAAAGAGCCAAAACAACCAACTTGAACCAGCATAAACGTCAGTTGTTATAGCTCCAGATACAAAGAGGGCGTCGACTGAATCGACGCCCTCAATAAATTAGTTACCAGCAGCAGCCGCAACTTCAGCAGCAAAATCTGTTTCTTCTTTTTTAATACCCTCACCAAGGGCAATGCGAACAAAGCCGGTGAGTTTAACAGGAGAACCGATTTCTTTAGCTGCTTCTTCAACGGCCTTCTCTACAGTCAGATCAGGGTTGATAACGAAAGACTGTTTAACCAGTGTAACTTCTTCATAGAACTTACGCAGGCGACCTTCAACCATCTTTTCGATGATGCTGTCAGGCTTACCAGACTCACGAGCCTGCTCAACGTAAACAGCGCGCTCACGCTCAACCGCATCAGCGTCCAGCACGTCAGTGTTCAGTGCCATTGGGTTTGTAGCTGCAACATGCATTGCAATCTGCTTACCAAGAGCCACCAGCTTGTCTGCATCACCTGCAGATTCAAGAGCAACAAGAACACCGATTTTGCCCAGACCATCGCTTACAGCGTTGTGCACGTAAGAAGCAACAACACCTTCAGAAACGGACAAACCAGTTGAACGACGAAGGGACATGTTTTCACCGATGGTGCCAACAGCCTTGGTAATTTCGCCTTCAACGGTTTTGTCTGAACCTGGGTAAGGTGCAGCCGCAAGCTTCACAACGTCGCCATCAACAGTAAGCGCGGTTGCAGCAATGTCGCGAACCAGCTTCTGGAAATTGTCGTTACGTGCAACAAAGTCAGTTTCGGAGTTAACCTCAACAACAACAGCTTTATTGCCTGCAGTTACAACTGCAACAAGACCTTCAGCCGCAACACGGCCAGCCTTTTTAGCAGCCTTAGCAAGGCCTTTGGTGCGCAGCCAATCAACAGCTGCTTCCATTTCGCCGCCTGTTTCTTTCAGGGCAGCTTTACAATCCATCATGCCAGCACCGCTTATTTCGCGGAGCTCTTTTACCATAGCAGCGGTAATGCTCATCATACGCCTCATGAACGGGAGTGTGTCATAAAAAATCAGAGGAAACCGACGTCCCTGCGGATCCATCCGATTTATCGCATAGCGACAGTGACACTTCGGCAAAACTCGCCAAAAGGGTCACATAAAAACTGAACGGGAAGCGCATGAATGCGCTTCCCAAAAGAAAGCCTTAGCCTTCGCTCTTGTCAGCTTCTACTGCTGCAGGAGCAGCTTCCACTGCTACAGGAGCAGCTTCTTCAGCAAGAACAGGTTCTTCAAGGAATTCTTCAGATTCGCCAAGATCGATACCCATAGAACCGGATGCGCGTGCGATGCCGTCAATAGCAGCGCGAGCGATCAGGTCTGTGTAAAGAGTAATTGCGCGACCAGCATCATCGTTACCAGGTACTGGGAACGTAATACCGTCTGGATCACAGTTGGAATCCAGGATCGCAGCAACCGGAATGCCCAGACGACGAGCTTCCTGAATTGCGTTTGCTTCGCGGTTGGTGTCGATAACAAAGATCAGGTCGGGAATACCGCCCATATCTTTAATACCACCAAGGTTGCGCTCAAGTTTCTGACGCTCACGGTCGAGGAACAAACGTTCCTTCTTAGTCATGCGGTTAGCATCACCACCTTCGAGCAGTTCTTCAACTTTACGCAGACGCTGGATGGACTGAGAGATTGTCTTCCAGTTGGTCAGCATGCCGCCGAGCCAACGCGCGTTCACGTAGTACTGAGCAGAGTTGCGAGCAGCTTCTGCAACAGCTTCTTGAGCCTGGCGCTTAGTGCCAACCAAAAGAACGCGGCCACCAGCAGCAACAGTGTCAGACACAGCTTTAAGAGCCTGGTGCAGAAGCGGAACTGTCTGACCAAGATCAAGAATGTGAATGTTATTGCGAACGCCGAAGATGTAATTGTTCATCTTTGGGTTCCAGCGGTGTTTCTGGTGACCAAAATGGACGCCAGCTTCCAGAAGCTGACGCATAGTAAAATCAGGCAAAGCCATGCCTTGTTCTCCTTAGTTTTCCGGTTTAATCCTCCGCAGGGCAGCACTGACGTGCAACTCACTAACCGGATGGAGCTCACCACAAGGGCAAACCCCGCCCTGCGTGCGGGATGGTGGGCTTATAGAACCCCTTTTCAAGAAGATCAAGCGCCCATGAATTAAGATCAACATATTGGCCAGAAATAGTAAATTAGGTGCATTTCACTCCTGTCATCACACATGGAAGGTTTAGCCGCTTCAAAGCCTCAAGCTGGCGACACAGCAAGCTGTGGAAATGCGCATTACACATAACATTACGCAAGGTTAAGATGCTAGCAAGCGGCTAATAAAAACCTGAATTTGGACATATTTTAGATGATATTCAAAAAACTGGCCATAGCGGCGCTCATCGCATTGACGCTGGGTGGCTGCGCAAAAACAATCAAACTGTCAGATGTCGATACAAAAAAAATCACAAAATCTTCAGTAAAGCCTCTAAAGAACCGGCATGTCAGAGAAGGACACATCAACACCCACGGTATTCAGCACGGCCTATTGGGCGTTGTAGTGACAACAGCAATGAATGCAGCTTCTGGCGCATACAGCGAAATGGCAGCAATTCCAGCGGCAAAGTATGATCCACAAACCGCCATGCGCACCCGTTTGACGAAATATCTACAACGCACCCGCAAGTTTCACTTCAAGGGCACGATTAGAGGCCCGTACAGCAAAACAACAATCAATGAAGAAAAACGAGCAGCAGCTCTCACGAAGCTGGCAAAGGAAACAGGCTATTCCGGCTACTATCTGGACATCTCGACTGTTTCTTACCAATCAGAAATGAAAGGCGCTGGCTGGTTCGCCACAGTCAACCACAAGTACCAAGGCCGCGCACTTCTCGTTTCTGCAAAGAACGGAAAAATCCTCGCTGCCTCCACTTGCTTTATAATACAGAACTCAGACCTGAGTGAACTTGCAAAATCAGGCCAGAAAAACGTAGACCTAGTTGCAAAAGAACTCGGCAACTCATGCGCTGAACAGATCATCCAAAGTATATTCTGAAATAGATGGAAACGAGAAACCCCGCTAAATTTACTTCAGCGGGGTTTCAAAAGAATAATACAGCGACTCGGATCTACTTAGGACATCTGCACGTCCATAACCCCAGGAAGAGTTTTAAGAGCGCCCGACAATTGCGGGGAAAGCTGATAGTTACCCGGAAGTTTAACTTCCACCTCACGCTGACCGTTATCCAGCAGCACAACGCAGCTCACCTCTCCATCACCACCACGGCGTAATTGCCGTTGCAGGCTTTGAATTGGATCAGCCGACCCAAGGAAAATACGCAGCGTGCGATGCACTCTACCCGCGACCTTCTCCAATGGCTCAACCTGCTGAATTCGAACACTCACTTCGTCATCACGCATATCAGCTTGCACC
The window above is part of the Pseudovibrio sp. Tun.PSC04-5.I4 genome. Proteins encoded here:
- the bamA gene encoding outer membrane protein assembly factor BamA; translation: MQSFKNLSRVSLLAMAVAAASSVAPVGVPFIGAGVAEAAVVNKIVVNGATRIEDETVRNYLTIRPGKSFSAVDIDESLTTLYATGLFADVAIDQRGGTLVVDVKENPVIGKISFEGNKRLNDQALQSVVRSSERSMLTRARVQSDAQNLLEAYRRSGRYRASVEPKIIERANNRADLVFEIEEGEKTGVARVSFIGNQAFSDGYLREQVQTRESGFLGWLRTTDVYDPDRIEVDQESLRQFYYQKGYADFRVVSAVADLDREQNIFYVTFTVDEGERYEFGDIEIDTSLSAIDPEVMRKFLRTNSGETYNSLEVEKTLEDLTLEVSKAGYAFAQVRPRGERDYENKTVSITYLIEEGPRVYVERINVRGNDRTREYVIRREFDLAEGDAYNRILLDKAERRLQNTRYFQSVRITRQQGSAPDRVVINVDVEEQPTGEVSFGVGYSTSDGVIGDISITERNFLGRGQYLKAAVGGGTDNQKYEFKFVEPFFMGRRISAGLDVYRRVYDQNSSRAYEEQTTGGAINFGLPLREDELTLNLFYKLYQRDLSRSDSTGINNCAVGVSLGVCDSLGQYTTSLAGLSLVYNTLDNNQNPRDGYLATIEQEVAGLGGESQFLRGQLKASGFQELYPEWGLVGFVKGSAGYIESIGNRLRVTDQFQGSPERIRGFASNGYGPRDVTGGDALGGKYYVAGTVEGQFPFPVFPEELGLSGAVFADAGSLWGVDGDLANAITNPTSGIASKIQSEDFELRASVGFGVLWQSPFGPLRADFAWPLLKNDVDETQVFKLSGGTSF
- the rseP gene encoding RIP metalloprotease RseP, coding for MDVLSSVLSGSIGVIIPFLCVLTVVVFFHELGHFMVARWCGVKVLAFSVGFGPELLGRNDKHGTRWKVCAIPLGGYVKFSGDENAASLPDRDQHAEMDEETRQSAFFAKNPWQRSAIVAAGPIANFILAILIFAGMFGFLGKYETLPRVDIVRPGSAAEMAGVLPGDLILTINGDEVKSFNDVQRIVSANADVPVIIDVERGDAVERLTATPELQEISDGFGNTQRVGILGIQRNTSKEDVILKRFGPLEAVGEGVKETWYILERTLGYIGGLFSGTENPDQLGGPIRVAQISGQVATHGILPLINLTAVLSISIGLLNLMPVPMLDGGHLLYYVIEIVRGKPLSEKLQDFGFRIGITLVLLLMVFATWNDLRNIIGS
- the dxr gene encoding 1-deoxy-D-xylulose-5-phosphate reductoisomerase, with protein sequence MTKTLSVLGVTGSVGASTLKVIAHSPDRYDVNALVAGSNVDALAKACVETGAKRAVIADPSKYDALKIALSGTSVEVSAGRAAVLEVASQKVDTLVSAMVGAAGLEPTVAGIKAGSNIALANKETMVCAGTIVRALSEEMGIKLLPMDSEHNAVFQVFEQENAKAVDKVIVTASGGPFRTSTLDEMRVATPEMALKHPNWSMGRRITIDSATMVNKGLELIEAFHLFPITPDQLDVVVHPQSIVHGMVRYCDGSLLAHMAVPDMCGPIAYCLDYPTRKSSPVAQLDLGMTGRLDFEKPDYDRFPALSLARRVMELGDGAGTVFNAADEIAVDAFLNRKIGFLQIVELLENVLDRLHTQNMLDCPHQLEEILLLDQEARRVANEFIGKMTA
- a CDS encoding phosphatidate cytidylyltransferase; translation: MPDKNNQKNSDGSTDGIFRRIVKANPDLLVRALSAIILAPAALAITWAGGFWFAGLALVGALIVYWEWYKIILQNAQKPIVLLGYAFLLFIAFAYYLAEPLWIAAAMLGGAVLLYGAVGFDRTARWVSEGYVYAALTFVCLLALREGDDGLFFIIYLFLVVWGTDVAAYFSGRTFGGPKLWPAVSPNKTWSGAIGGVLFSSLVGMAFVAVAGGTQLLWAFGLAVVLSAVSQLGDLFESSLKRRFNVKDSSHLIPGHGGLLDRVDGLVAAAVFSYVVGVLLGGQLFDPNAGLMLFAS
- a CDS encoding isoprenyl transferase: MAASVEFEALDTNSEIGLLNVPRHVAIIMDGNGRWALRRGLARTEGHRRGVKTLREAVKHAQKRGISYLTLFSFSSENWSRPQQEVTFLMGLLRRFVHNDLADLIKANVRVRVIGSKENLDQSMLTLLDDAERNTAHCTGLVLVIAFNYGARDEFVRAARKLAERVEAGELKAADIGEADVSACLDTSDIPDPDLIVRTGGEQRLSNFLLWQAAYAEFYFAPAPWPEFDSSAFDNALLAFSNRDRRFGGLSTDATGT
- the frr gene encoding ribosome recycling factor: MAKLDYGDLERRMSGAISALKHEFTGLRTGRASASMLDKITVSAYGSPMPINQVATVSVPEPRMISVQVWDRTMLQATEKAIRESNLGLNPVVDGMMLRLPIPELNEERRLELVKVAHKFAEQAKIAARHVRRDGMDSIKKLEKAGDMSEDDSRVASDKVQKMTDDIIGEVDTVLAKKEQEIKQV
- the pyrH gene encoding UMP kinase — encoded protein: MSEGVRWKRVLLKLSGEALMGDQQFGIDPKVVERVAEEISEAVNLGAQFGIVVGGGNIFRGVALSAKGANRVTGDHMGMLATIMNSLTLADALNKKGIQARVLSAVPVPSICESFTQRGAERYMEDGDVILFAGGTGNPFFTTDSGAALRAAEMQCDVFLKGTSVDGVYDADPKLKPDAKRFDTLTPGEVLEKNLKVMDATAIALARDNSIPVVVFSIKTSGALVKVLRGQGLFTVIED
- the tsf gene encoding translation elongation factor Ts, giving the protein MSITAAMVKELREISGAGMMDCKAALKETGGEMEAAVDWLRTKGLAKAAKKAGRVAAEGLVAVVTAGNKAVVVEVNSETDFVARNDNFQKLVRDIAATALTVDGDVVKLAAAPYPGSDKTVEGEITKAVGTIGENMSLRRSTGLSVSEGVVASYVHNAVSDGLGKIGVLVALESAGDADKLVALGKQIAMHVAATNPMALNTDVLDADAVERERAVYVEQARESGKPDSIIEKMVEGRLRKFYEEVTLVKQSFVINPDLTVEKAVEEAAKEIGSPVKLTGFVRIALGEGIKKEETDFAAEVAAAAGN
- the rpsB gene encoding 30S ribosomal protein S2, whose translation is MALPDFTMRQLLEAGVHFGHQKHRWNPKMNNYIFGVRNNIHILDLGQTVPLLHQALKAVSDTVAAGGRVLLVGTKRQAQEAVAEAARNSAQYYVNARWLGGMLTNWKTISQSIQRLRKVEELLEGGDANRMTKKERLFLDRERQKLERNLGGIKDMGGIPDLIFVIDTNREANAIQEARRLGIPVAAILDSNCDPDGITFPVPGNDDAGRAITLYTDLIARAAIDGIARASGSMGIDLGESEEFLEEPVLAEEAAPVAVEAAPAAVEADKSEG